The Fibrobacter sp. UWB5 genome contains a region encoding:
- a CDS encoding family 43 glycosylhydrolase → MMFVKNIKAAVALVGFGLCTQAMAENPLIQTYYSPDPAPVVFGDTLCTYSGNDEGGSFFTMHGWRVSCTTDMVNWTDMNTLILEAGDFNGSAKKNGDWASQCIRRNDKYYYYVTVESTRGGRAINVGVSDKKEGPFKDALNGKHLAGPNWDYIDPTVFIDDDGQAWLYWGNPKLYYCPLKENMIECASDIKVSDMSTFNGKYTEGPWIHKRGKKYYMIYAAGGIPESIDYSWSDSPTGPWTYKGVIMPKSEPGAAFTVHSGIVDFKGRSFFFYHNQKNVKGGGYSRSTAIEEFTWNADGTIPTIRATNNGVVKPIKNLDPFVRVEAETKSWVGGMTVNTSGGYTIIEHVKAQNGAVYLTNMGNSFYTKVRSVDMGDGADRIIVCTRGNGGKIELHAGSENGALLATMNIPSSSAWQENSFDLTDAAGVDDLFFVVKQGGFDFDYWYMESEKTAVPQTPYKEVAAKIPGKIEAENYDVGGHNKAFYDNDRENQGKAYREDEVDVVDISDSKCGDAACAGYAIGYTNDGEWVEYTINVTADAKYDITVNVATAFETSAMQLFIDDKEITESVVFPKVDSVWTTYKVIDVGSVDLKKGEHVLKLLITGGYLNVDWIQFTDPNDTTTSIAKNVKLAPQTASYNVFGATGKFLGRVESGANMAATLKNAGFASGMYILRAVGLNKTLRVQVK, encoded by the coding sequence ATGATGTTTGTGAAGAACATTAAGGCGGCTGTCGCCTTGGTTGGTTTCGGGCTCTGCACGCAGGCCATGGCCGAAAACCCGCTTATCCAGACCTATTATTCTCCGGACCCGGCGCCTGTCGTGTTCGGCGATACGCTTTGCACCTATTCCGGCAACGACGAGGGTGGTAGCTTTTTTACGATGCACGGCTGGCGCGTATCGTGCACCACGGATATGGTGAACTGGACCGACATGAACACCCTCATTCTGGAAGCGGGTGACTTCAACGGTTCTGCCAAGAAAAACGGCGACTGGGCTTCTCAATGCATTCGCCGCAATGACAAGTACTATTATTACGTGACCGTGGAATCCACCCGCGGCGGCCGCGCCATTAACGTGGGTGTGTCCGACAAGAAGGAAGGCCCCTTCAAGGATGCCCTGAACGGCAAACATTTGGCGGGCCCCAACTGGGACTACATCGACCCCACCGTATTTATTGACGACGATGGCCAGGCATGGCTTTACTGGGGTAACCCCAAGCTTTATTACTGCCCCCTCAAGGAGAACATGATTGAATGCGCAAGCGACATCAAGGTCTCCGACATGAGCACCTTTAACGGCAAGTATACCGAAGGCCCATGGATTCACAAGCGCGGCAAAAAATATTACATGATTTACGCCGCCGGCGGCATTCCCGAATCTATTGACTATTCCTGGAGTGATTCCCCGACGGGCCCCTGGACTTACAAGGGCGTCATTATGCCGAAAAGCGAACCGGGTGCCGCGTTCACCGTCCACTCCGGCATTGTCGACTTTAAGGGCCGCAGCTTCTTCTTCTATCACAACCAGAAGAACGTGAAGGGTGGCGGCTACAGCCGTTCTACCGCAATTGAAGAATTCACCTGGAATGCCGACGGTACCATTCCCACTATCCGCGCTACCAACAATGGCGTCGTAAAGCCCATCAAGAACCTTGACCCGTTCGTGCGCGTGGAAGCCGAAACCAAGTCTTGGGTTGGCGGCATGACTGTCAATACGTCGGGTGGTTACACCATCATCGAACATGTGAAGGCTCAAAACGGTGCGGTTTACCTGACCAATATGGGTAACAGCTTCTATACCAAGGTACGCTCTGTGGACATGGGCGACGGTGCCGACCGCATTATCGTTTGCACTAGAGGCAACGGCGGTAAGATCGAACTCCATGCCGGTTCCGAAAACGGTGCGCTCCTTGCTACAATGAATATTCCGTCTAGTTCTGCTTGGCAAGAAAACTCGTTCGACTTGACTGATGCCGCAGGCGTCGATGATTTGTTCTTCGTGGTAAAGCAGGGCGGGTTCGATTTTGACTACTGGTACATGGAAAGCGAAAAGACCGCTGTGCCGCAGACTCCTTACAAGGAAGTGGCTGCAAAGATTCCGGGCAAGATCGAAGCCGAAAACTACGACGTGGGTGGCCACAATAAGGCCTTCTACGACAACGACCGCGAAAACCAGGGCAAGGCCTACCGCGAAGACGAAGTTGACGTCGTAGACATTAGTGATTCCAAGTGCGGCGACGCCGCCTGTGCGGGCTATGCTATCGGTTACACGAACGATGGCGAATGGGTAGAGTACACCATCAATGTTACGGCCGACGCCAAGTACGACATTACCGTGAACGTGGCGACCGCCTTCGAAACATCTGCAATGCAGCTGTTCATTGACGACAAGGAAATCACCGAATCGGTGGTGTTCCCGAAGGTTGACAGCGTATGGACTACGTACAAGGTGATAGACGTGGGTTCCGTGGATCTCAAGAAGGGCGAACATGTGCTCAAGCTCTTGATTACCGGCGGTTACTTGAACGTGGACTGGATTCAGTTTACCGATCCGAACGACACCACGACTTCTATTGCGAAGAACGTAAAGCTTGCCCCGCAGACAGCGTCTTACAACGTGTTCGGCGCCACCGGCAAGTTCCTCGGCCGCGTAGAATCCGGTGCGAACATGGCTGCAACCCTTAAGAATGCTGGGTTCGCAAGCGGTATGTACATCTTGCGTGCCGTGGGCCTGAACAAGACCCTCCGCGTACAAGTGAAGTAA
- a CDS encoding RNA-binding domain-containing protein produces the protein MAKAAPGNAEESPRQQHCKSIQKHKQTLIVPAVQTQLKPFLTFAHAERARGLLWETFMTKEEILAGESEVLEFKRDVPEQSIKFIKTVVAFANGKGGTIVFGVDDKTHKIVGIKKSEVFQKADTIADTIFNSCEPKIRPSINLQEIDKRYIIVVTVPSGMQQPYYIKSLGITEGTFVRVAATTREAERYMLKELVLEGENESFDQQPAGETVSKEEVENLCDKIYEFTAGTLNKKERTALRRPTVNQLLSWKLLKKEGRSFIASNGFKLLQGTNGDFPDAKIQCAVFKGQVRGEFLKRQNMEGPLFEQIESAYQFVMQNLPVQSKVKGLFRHDSSLLPESAVREAIANAVCHRSYLIPRKVQVALYDDRLEVTSPGTLCRDITLEKMREGMSSVRNKGIAETFIYMRIVETWGSGIPNIFKAMQESGLPEPVMQDFHGDFRITLYWKKSVQSHPILPNPTQSHPILPNPTQYSEVEWNLLKILKDNPKLSQSEMAERMGMKINRLKYYLNELRKAPNPAIRHIGTTRDGYWEILVDIATTHSH, from the coding sequence GTGGCGAAAGCCGCGCCAGGTAACGCCGAGGAAAGCCCTCGCCAACAGCATTGCAAGAGCATCCAAAAACATAAACAAACCCTAATTGTGCCTGCAGTGCAGACGCAATTAAAACCGTTTTTAACGTTTGCTCATGCCGAGCGGGCTAGAGGATTATTATGGGAGACCTTCATGACCAAGGAAGAAATTTTAGCTGGCGAATCAGAGGTGCTTGAGTTCAAGAGAGATGTTCCTGAACAGAGTATCAAGTTTATCAAGACTGTTGTAGCTTTTGCCAATGGCAAGGGTGGCACGATCGTTTTTGGCGTGGACGATAAAACACATAAAATAGTGGGCATTAAAAAGAGCGAGGTCTTTCAGAAAGCCGACACAATCGCCGATACGATTTTCAACAGTTGCGAGCCCAAAATCAGGCCGAGCATCAATCTTCAGGAAATTGACAAGCGCTACATTATTGTGGTGACGGTGCCTTCTGGAATGCAGCAGCCCTATTACATAAAGAGCTTGGGCATTACCGAAGGCACTTTTGTTCGCGTGGCGGCAACGACCCGCGAAGCCGAACGATATATGCTTAAGGAATTGGTTCTTGAAGGTGAAAACGAATCGTTCGATCAGCAACCGGCTGGCGAAACCGTTTCGAAGGAAGAAGTCGAAAATCTTTGTGATAAGATTTATGAATTTACAGCCGGAACATTAAACAAAAAGGAACGTACAGCATTGCGAAGGCCGACCGTCAACCAGTTGCTTTCGTGGAAACTGTTAAAAAAGGAAGGCCGTTCTTTTATAGCTTCGAATGGGTTTAAACTTTTGCAGGGGACAAACGGGGATTTCCCTGACGCAAAGATTCAATGCGCCGTATTCAAAGGACAGGTCCGGGGCGAGTTCTTGAAGCGTCAAAATATGGAAGGCCCTCTTTTTGAGCAAATTGAATCGGCATATCAGTTTGTAATGCAGAATTTGCCTGTTCAATCCAAGGTAAAGGGGCTTTTTAGGCACGACAGTTCCCTCTTGCCCGAATCTGCTGTGCGCGAAGCCATTGCAAATGCGGTCTGCCATCGCAGTTACCTAATCCCTCGCAAGGTGCAGGTGGCATTGTATGATGACCGCCTGGAAGTGACGTCCCCAGGGACGCTTTGCAGGGATATCACCTTGGAAAAAATGCGTGAAGGCATGTCTAGCGTGCGCAACAAGGGGATTGCAGAAACGTTTATCTATATGCGCATTGTCGAAACATGGGGAAGTGGTATTCCGAACATCTTCAAGGCAATGCAAGAAAGCGGCTTGCCGGAACCCGTCATGCAGGATTTTCATGGGGATTTCAGGATAACCTTATATTGGAAGAAATCCGTCCAATCCCACCCAATCCTACCCAATCCCACCCAATCCCACCCAATCCTACCCAATCCCACCCAATACAGTGAGGTGGAATGGAATCTTCTTAAAATCTTAAAGGACAATCCTAAATTAAGTCAAAGCGAAATGGCCGAAAGAATGGGAATGAAGATAAATCGTCTCAAGTATTACTTAAACGAACTTCGAAAGGCTCCGAATCCAGCAATTCGCCATATTGGCACAACTCGTGATGGCTATTGGGAAATCCTAGTTGATATTGCAACAACCCACTCCCATTGA
- a CDS encoding glycoside hydrolase N-terminal domain-containing protein, with protein MKTLGLVFGTLACAATVFAPVAFAAENPLKLWYNSDAGTSFTDALPIGNGYMGGIVYGGVAKDIIGLNESTVWSGGPGDNNKQGAASHLKDARDAMFRGDYRTAESIVSNYMIGPGPASFQPVGDLVITTSHSGATNYRRELDLKTAIAKTTYTAGGVNYTREYFASYPDHVIVVRLTADKSGSVSFGATMTTPHRSNSMSNSGNTLVYDVTVNSIKFQNRLNVVADGGTVSVANGKINVQGANSAMLVLTTATNFKSYNDVSGNPGAIATEIMSKVAKKSYDDLLSAHLKDYQTIFNRVSLNLGEPDKSAGDITSTRVKNFNSTNDPSLVELHYQFGRYLLISSSRKGGQPANLQGIWNKDTNPVWGSKYTTNINLEMNYWPVETANLGECVWPLIDKIKSMVPQGEKTAKVHWGVDEGWVEHHNTDLWNRTAPIDGAWGLWPTGAGWLSTHLWEHYLFNPTDKAYLQDVYSTMKGAALFFVNSLIEEPETGNKYLVTAPSDSPENDHGGYNVCFGPTMDNQIIRDVLNYTIEASKILGVDEDVRAKMEAVVKRLPPTKTGKYGQITEWLQDWDDPNNKNRHISHLYGLFPSAQITPEETPDLIKGAGVTLKQRGDDATGWSLAWKINFWARMHDGDHAYTMIRMLLTPNKTYNNLFDSHPPFQIDGNFGAVSGVNEMLMQSHNGRINLLPALPSQWKDGSIKGIRARGGFEIDSMAWKGGKLTYVAIKSDVGQTLNIVNGSNKFTTTTVPGKVYEFDGNLKLTNQPFEAVTIPGKIQAESYVAMDGVQIEPDEDGEPNLGWINDGDYSEYLVKVPAAGAYKLTARVASGAEEKSTITVSDSTGKALATLTVDPAKTEGWNDWYESATTIDLPKGEQKLKFTYNGSDTYLMNVDWYSFESDPTAIPTAVRVASALSVRQVSMARASVALMVSADGDFEARLYSANGNLVAKRQGSGNSLVEFGKNGRLLQGTYIAVVKSGNLQKTLKIKAY; from the coding sequence ATGAAGACGCTGGGCTTAGTGTTTGGTACTTTGGCGTGTGCGGCGACGGTGTTTGCACCTGTGGCTTTCGCTGCCGAAAATCCCCTAAAACTGTGGTACAATAGCGATGCGGGTACCTCGTTTACCGACGCTTTGCCCATTGGCAACGGCTACATGGGCGGCATTGTCTACGGTGGCGTTGCAAAAGACATTATCGGCCTGAACGAAAGTACCGTATGGTCGGGCGGCCCCGGCGACAACAACAAGCAGGGGGCGGCAAGCCACCTGAAAGACGCGCGCGATGCCATGTTCCGTGGCGACTACCGCACGGCGGAATCTATCGTGTCTAACTATATGATTGGCCCAGGCCCGGCAAGTTTTCAGCCGGTGGGCGACCTGGTGATTACCACGTCGCATTCGGGCGCTACCAATTACCGCCGCGAACTGGACCTCAAGACGGCTATCGCAAAAACGACGTATACGGCGGGCGGCGTCAACTACACCCGCGAATATTTTGCAAGCTACCCGGACCATGTGATTGTGGTGCGCCTCACGGCCGACAAGAGCGGCTCGGTGAGCTTTGGCGCCACCATGACGACTCCGCACCGCAGCAACAGCATGTCGAACAGCGGCAACACGCTCGTTTACGACGTGACGGTGAATTCCATCAAGTTCCAAAATCGCTTGAACGTGGTGGCTGACGGCGGCACAGTTTCGGTCGCGAACGGCAAAATTAACGTGCAGGGCGCAAATTCTGCAATGCTCGTGCTCACCACGGCTACGAACTTCAAGTCTTATAATGATGTCTCGGGCAATCCGGGCGCAATCGCAACTGAAATCATGTCGAAGGTGGCCAAAAAGTCTTACGACGACTTGCTCAGCGCGCACCTCAAGGATTACCAGACGATTTTCAATCGCGTCTCTTTGAACTTGGGCGAACCCGACAAGAGCGCAGGCGACATTACCAGCACTCGCGTCAAGAATTTCAATTCCACGAATGACCCCTCTTTGGTGGAACTGCATTACCAATTCGGCCGTTACTTGCTGATTTCTAGCTCGCGCAAGGGTGGCCAGCCGGCTAACTTGCAGGGCATTTGGAACAAGGATACGAACCCGGTTTGGGGCAGCAAGTACACCACGAACATTAACCTCGAAATGAACTACTGGCCGGTCGAAACGGCGAACCTCGGCGAATGCGTGTGGCCGCTCATCGATAAAATCAAGAGCATGGTGCCGCAGGGCGAAAAGACGGCCAAGGTGCACTGGGGCGTAGACGAAGGCTGGGTGGAACACCACAATACCGACCTTTGGAACCGTACTGCACCTATTGACGGTGCATGGGGCTTGTGGCCTACGGGCGCAGGCTGGCTCAGTACGCACTTGTGGGAACATTACCTGTTCAACCCGACCGACAAGGCCTACTTGCAAGACGTTTATTCGACCATGAAGGGGGCGGCGCTCTTCTTTGTGAATAGCCTTATCGAAGAGCCCGAAACCGGCAACAAGTACTTGGTCACGGCGCCGAGCGATTCGCCGGAAAACGATCACGGCGGCTACAATGTGTGCTTTGGCCCGACCATGGATAACCAGATTATTCGCGACGTGCTGAATTACACCATCGAGGCTTCCAAGATTCTGGGTGTCGACGAGGATGTTCGCGCCAAGATGGAAGCGGTGGTAAAGCGCTTGCCGCCTACAAAGACGGGTAAGTACGGCCAGATTACGGAATGGCTGCAGGATTGGGATGACCCGAACAACAAGAACCGCCATATTTCGCACCTGTACGGCCTTTTCCCGAGCGCACAGATTACGCCCGAAGAGACCCCTGACCTGATCAAGGGTGCAGGCGTTACGCTCAAGCAGCGCGGCGACGATGCGACCGGCTGGTCGCTTGCTTGGAAGATCAATTTCTGGGCCCGCATGCACGACGGCGATCACGCTTACACCATGATTCGCATGCTGCTGACGCCGAACAAGACTTACAATAATTTGTTCGATTCCCACCCGCCGTTCCAGATTGACGGTAACTTCGGTGCGGTCTCGGGCGTGAACGAAATGCTCATGCAGAGCCATAACGGCAGAATCAACCTGTTGCCGGCATTGCCTTCGCAGTGGAAAGACGGTAGCATCAAGGGAATTCGCGCCCGCGGCGGTTTCGAAATCGATTCCATGGCCTGGAAGGGTGGCAAGCTCACTTATGTGGCCATCAAGTCCGATGTGGGCCAGACGCTGAACATTGTGAATGGTTCTAACAAGTTCACCACGACGACGGTGCCGGGCAAGGTTTACGAATTCGACGGCAACCTCAAACTCACGAATCAGCCGTTCGAAGCGGTGACGATTCCGGGCAAGATCCAGGCCGAAAGCTATGTCGCCATGGACGGCGTGCAGATTGAACCCGACGAAGATGGCGAACCGAACCTCGGCTGGATCAACGATGGCGACTACAGCGAATATCTGGTGAAGGTTCCGGCTGCAGGCGCTTACAAGCTTACCGCCCGCGTAGCCTCTGGTGCCGAAGAAAAGTCGACCATTACGGTGTCCGATTCTACGGGCAAGGCGCTTGCGACGCTGACGGTGGACCCCGCAAAGACCGAGGGCTGGAACGACTGGTACGAATCTGCGACCACGATTGATTTGCCCAAGGGCGAACAGAAACTCAAGTTCACTTATAACGGAAGCGACACGTACCTGATGAACGTAGACTGGTACAGCTTCGAAAGCGACCCGACAGCGATTCCGACGGCGGTGCGTGTGGCGAGCGCACTCTCGGTTCGCCAGGTGTCTATGGCCCGCGCCTCGGTGGCCCTGATGGTAAGTGCCGACGGCGACTTTGAGGCCCGCCTGTACTCGGCAAATGGCAATTTGGTGGCAAAACGGCAGGGTAGCGGTAATTCTCTGGTGGAATTCGGCAAGAATGGCCGCCTGCTGCAAGGGACCTACATTGCGGTTGTCAAGAGCGGTAACCTGCAAAAAACGCTCAAAATCAAGGCATATTGA